In a single window of the Campylobacter iguaniorum genome:
- a CDS encoding FlhB-like flagellar biosynthesis protein, translating into MAKIKKAVALGYNKKRDNAPKVLASGKGEIAQKIINQAAKYDIPIKEDSDLVEILSKVDINQEIPPNLYKAVAEIFSFLYRATKIKN; encoded by the coding sequence ATGGCAAAAATCAAAAAAGCAGTCGCTCTAGGATACAACAAAAAGCGAGATAATGCTCCAAAAGTCTTAGCCAGTGGCAAAGGCGAAATCGCTCAAAAGATCATCAATCAAGCTGCCAAATACGACATTCCGATCAAAGAAGACTCCGACCTAGTAGAGATCCTAAGCAAGGTCGATATCAACCAAGAAATCCCACCAAATCTATACAAAGCAGTCGCTGAGATATTTAGCTTTTTATACCGTGCCACAAAGATAAAAAATTAA
- a CDS encoding autotransporter family protein — protein sequence MQFKHSLVLCSALMTLGGGSSLLAEEPVVPTFEQLQTAAEAAKTAYSNSSSFYNTVRTNFIDLQSSYKDIQNLSKDFTTVSSALTSVTTATITTTLGDGDFKFNVPGTEAGTTTEITIKDGSKADAVKIAQKAMQDIKGFLNNNGSTAVTSDNLAKVYAVLNTKITDTTDSRIDGNDGTLTVGQLVEAVYGNVALAEDASTTNEAATPENLAKAQAAAKDILSALNKFSGAVNNLNSVFTAATKGGEFITDTNGFKDTAKIKELKTAITEQWKKAFSSDGSSDNITKIDNLKGTSGLEVGTSKTDISSNPDTSINPSITENNAIKKVLALLVQSYPAGAENPALGSLDTTITSAEQIAAFKKLNLLLAELQTELTTMTIKTAVGTKSELANALGDQAYKVFANKLDVTTFPASVTTAEQKEAYLKAQFAEKIEKPIKEASKSVSNLTSGAMGTTAIINQAAQTNTMTRLAKLSTPYSKDFALASAIKDMNGMQLASGDNSALSSVISEYTKRFEQDNSLWANVLGAKGSTDNGDPKLYGFSVGYDRSFDNFILGSYFTYAKSKVDTSYLENESDNFELGIYSRAYFGQSELDTSISFGIAKNDINNYKLVDEYLNGDYDSKFANIAANYGYVFKMQDGFFIKPFIGLAYSYNKNDSFNLKNDVITQEFDKVDGAVLSANLGVEFRQYLSDGSFMFAAPGIEQELSVSKDDLVSKFNGASTSFTTKADESKNTYGKIIVGGEYAVSKDFSATLSAGIKANNDDRYVNGSLGLKYKF from the coding sequence ATGCAATTCAAACATTCTTTGGTGCTATGTTCAGCACTTATGACATTGGGGGGGGGGTCTAGCCTTTTAGCCGAAGAGCCGGTAGTTCCTACATTCGAGCAGTTACAAACAGCTGCAGAGGCAGCAAAAACTGCATATAGCAACTCATCATCGTTCTACAATACAGTTAGAACCAACTTCATCGACTTACAATCAAGTTATAAAGATATACAAAATCTATCAAAAGATTTCACTACAGTTTCATCTGCCCTTACTTCAGTTACAACAGCTACTATCACTACAACTTTAGGAGATGGTGATTTTAAATTTAACGTTCCAGGTACTGAAGCTGGTACAACAACAGAAATCACTATCAAAGACGGCAGTAAAGCTGACGCAGTAAAAATAGCTCAAAAAGCTATGCAAGATATCAAAGGTTTCTTAAACAATAACGGCTCTACTGCTGTAACTAGTGATAATCTAGCAAAAGTATATGCAGTCCTAAACACAAAAATCACAGATACTACAGACAGTAGAATTGACGGTAATGACGGAACTCTTACTGTAGGACAATTAGTAGAAGCTGTATATGGCAATGTAGCACTTGCAGAAGATGCTAGCACTACTAATGAAGCAGCGACACCAGAAAACCTAGCTAAAGCACAAGCTGCTGCGAAAGATATCCTATCTGCTCTTAATAAATTCAGTGGAGCAGTAAATAATCTAAACAGCGTATTTACTGCTGCTACTAAAGGTGGTGAGTTTATCACTGATACCAATGGTTTCAAAGACACTGCTAAGATAAAAGAGCTAAAAACAGCTATAACAGAACAATGGAAAAAAGCATTTAGTTCTGACGGCTCTTCTGACAATATAACAAAAATCGACAACCTAAAAGGAACTAGCGGTCTTGAAGTCGGCACTAGCAAAACTGATATTTCTAGCAATCCAGATACTTCTATAAATCCAAGCATAACTGAAAACAATGCTATCAAAAAAGTCCTTGCACTACTTGTACAATCTTATCCTGCAGGTGCAGAAAATCCAGCACTTGGTAGCCTAGATACCACTATAACTTCAGCTGAGCAAATCGCAGCATTCAAAAAGCTAAATCTTTTGCTTGCAGAGCTTCAAACTGAGCTTACTACTATGACAATCAAAACAGCAGTCGGCACCAAATCTGAGCTAGCAAACGCTCTAGGCGATCAAGCTTATAAGGTATTTGCAAACAAACTAGATGTGACTACATTCCCTGCTAGCGTTACTACTGCAGAGCAAAAAGAAGCATATCTAAAAGCTCAATTTGCTGAGAAGATAGAAAAACCTATCAAAGAAGCTTCAAAAAGCGTATCAAATCTAACTAGTGGAGCTATGGGAACTACAGCTATCATAAACCAAGCAGCTCAAACCAACACAATGACAAGACTAGCTAAACTATCTACTCCATATTCTAAAGACTTTGCACTAGCTAGTGCTATCAAAGATATGAATGGTATGCAACTAGCAAGTGGTGATAACTCAGCACTATCAAGTGTCATTAGTGAATATACAAAAAGATTCGAGCAAGACAACTCATTATGGGCAAATGTCTTAGGAGCTAAAGGTAGCACTGATAATGGCGATCCTAAACTTTATGGATTTAGCGTAGGATATGATAGAAGCTTTGATAACTTCATACTTGGATCATACTTCACTTATGCAAAATCAAAAGTCGATACAAGCTACTTAGAAAACGAATCAGACAACTTCGAGCTTGGAATCTATAGTAGAGCATACTTCGGACAAAGCGAGCTTGATACATCTATAAGCTTTGGTATAGCTAAAAACGATATAAACAACTATAAACTAGTAGATGAATATCTAAATGGTGATTATGATTCTAAGTTTGCTAATATAGCTGCAAACTATGGTTATGTATTTAAAATGCAAGATGGATTCTTCATCAAACCATTCATCGGACTTGCATATTCATACAACAAAAACGATAGCTTTAATTTAAAAAATGATGTAATCACTCAAGAATTTGACAAAGTAGATGGTGCAGTACTAAGCGCAAATCTTGGCGTTGAGTTTAGACAATACCTAAGCGATGGCAGCTTTATGTTTGCAGCTCCTGGTATAGAGCAAGAGCTTAGCGTAAGCAAAGATGATTTAGTATCTAAATTTAATGGTGCTAGCACTTCATTTACTACAAAAGCAGATGAGAGCAAAAACACTTATGGTAAGATCATAGTAGGTGGCGAATACGCTGTAAGCAAAGATTTCTCAGCTACACTTAGTGCTGGAATCAAAGCAAATAACGATGATAGATATGTAAATGGAAGCTTAGGACTTAAATACAAATTCTAA
- the mrdA gene encoding penicillin-binding protein 2, protein MRMRIVYAILISVWTILLVRIYYLSIKSNEYYEEIAQNNAIKTELIAPVRGQVFDIKGNPLAVNRLGFSVSLKPHLRKDDKTLKDEIEALASTFTDLNSTKLIKNYLKSDSPYNQEFVEVVEFIDYDAMLPHFAKLSLRPNLLIKPASKRHYPYDYLASHVIGYVGRANQKDIQTDELTKLTNYTGRSGIERFYNSVLQGASGERKTKVTALNQEIEEIYYKGATSQNIKLTLDLELQKFVTEAFGKDAGAVVVMSLKDGAILAAGSFPEYNLNPFVTGISQKEWDEIIKDLDKPFTNKLVNALYPPGSVVKMAMGMAFFNSGKIDPTTKIMCDPYFELGGRKFRNWKNYGYENMTIVEAIKESCDTYFYRGAYKVGIDDISPVLEKFGFGVKSGIDLPNEYIGVVPSKEWKRTKTKEPWYQGDTLNTSIGQGSFLVTPVQVARDTAIFATGLDVTPHFLHSIDENVTKWEVRDILSDKEKANLAYVRKGMYQTANIFGGTGFRALSSANIRLGAKTGTAQVVGISQTDKNRINENDMKYYERSHAWITTYGPVEEPAFVVTAMVEHGGHGGSAAGPIVAKIYNKLIELGYIDKKYLKKK, encoded by the coding sequence ATGAGAATGCGTATAGTGTATGCTATTTTGATATCTGTTTGGACTATTTTGCTTGTTAGGATCTATTATCTAAGTATCAAATCAAATGAATATTACGAAGAAATCGCTCAAAATAATGCGATAAAAACAGAGCTCATAGCTCCTGTTCGTGGGCAGGTTTTTGATATCAAAGGTAATCCCTTAGCTGTAAATAGGCTTGGCTTTAGCGTGTCGCTTAAACCGCATTTAAGAAAAGATGATAAAACACTAAAAGATGAGATAGAAGCTCTAGCCTCCACATTTACGGATTTAAACTCAACAAAACTTATAAAAAATTATCTCAAAAGCGACTCTCCGTATAATCAAGAATTCGTCGAAGTCGTTGAGTTTATAGACTATGACGCCATGCTTCCACACTTTGCAAAGCTTAGTTTAAGGCCAAATTTACTCATAAAACCAGCTAGCAAAAGACACTATCCTTATGATTATTTAGCAAGCCACGTTATTGGATATGTCGGCAGAGCAAACCAAAAAGATATACAAACTGATGAGCTTACGAAGCTTACTAATTACACCGGAAGAAGCGGGATTGAAAGATTTTACAATAGCGTATTGCAAGGTGCTAGTGGAGAGAGAAAGACAAAGGTAACTGCCCTAAATCAAGAGATCGAAGAGATCTATTACAAGGGTGCAACTAGTCAAAATATCAAGCTTACTTTGGATTTGGAGCTTCAAAAATTTGTCACCGAAGCCTTTGGCAAGGACGCTGGAGCTGTTGTAGTAATGAGCTTAAAAGATGGAGCCATACTTGCTGCTGGAAGCTTCCCAGAGTATAATCTAAATCCATTTGTCACAGGAATCAGCCAAAAAGAGTGGGACGAGATCATAAAAGACCTCGATAAGCCTTTTACTAATAAGCTGGTAAATGCTCTTTATCCACCAGGAAGTGTCGTCAAAATGGCTATGGGAATGGCGTTTTTTAATAGCGGCAAGATAGATCCTACTACAAAAATTATGTGTGATCCGTATTTTGAGCTTGGTGGTAGGAAATTTAGAAACTGGAAAAACTATGGCTATGAAAATATGACTATAGTCGAAGCCATAAAAGAGAGTTGTGATACATATTTTTATAGAGGTGCTTATAAGGTCGGCATAGATGATATATCTCCAGTGCTTGAAAAATTTGGCTTTGGGGTCAAGAGCGGTATAGACCTTCCAAACGAATACATAGGCGTCGTTCCTAGTAAAGAGTGGAAGAGGACAAAGACAAAAGAGCCTTGGTATCAAGGCGACACGCTAAACACATCCATAGGACAAGGAAGCTTCCTTGTCACGCCAGTCCAAGTAGCAAGAGATACGGCGATATTTGCCACAGGACTTGACGTGACACCGCATTTTTTACATAGCATTGATGAAAACGTGACAAAATGGGAAGTTAGAGATATTTTGAGCGACAAAGAAAAGGCAAATTTGGCTTACGTAAGAAAAGGTATGTATCAAACTGCAAATATATTTGGTGGAACTGGATTTAGGGCTTTAAGTTCGGCGAATATCCGTCTTGGTGCCAAAACTGGAACCGCTCAAGTAGTCGGCATCTCGCAAACTGACAAAAACAGAATTAATGAAAACGATATGAAATACTATGAACGCTCACACGCTTGGATCACTACTTATGGACCAGTAGAAGAGCCAGCATTTGTGGTGACTGCGATGGTCGAGCATGGCGGACATGGCGGTAGTGCAGCTGGACCGATCGTCGCAAAAATCTATAATAAACTAATCGAACTAGGCTATATAGATAAGAAATATTTGAAGAAAAAGTAA
- a CDS encoding N-acetyltransferase: MITYKKAKLNQICSMQTLVKKEIESGIILPRSDDEIATNIRSYTLAFNGDELVGYSALHIHAPNLAEVRSLIIKNSCRGLGIGSGLVRELLKEAKSLEIKQVFTLTYQKSFFENLGFEEISKEKLPAQKIWADCIKCKHFPVCNEIALIYYP, encoded by the coding sequence ATGATAACGTATAAAAAAGCTAAATTAAATCAAATTTGCTCCATGCAAACTCTTGTCAAAAAAGAGATTGAAAGCGGAATCATACTTCCTAGAAGCGATGATGAGATAGCTACAAATATCCGTTCATACACTCTAGCTTTTAATGGTGATGAGCTTGTGGGGTACAGTGCTTTGCATATCCACGCTCCAAATTTAGCCGAAGTTAGAAGCCTTATCATAAAAAATAGTTGCAGAGGCTTAGGAATTGGAAGTGGGCTTGTAAGAGAACTTTTAAAAGAAGCCAAATCCCTTGAAATCAAGCAGGTATTTACTCTGACTTATCAAAAGTCGTTTTTTGAAAATTTAGGTTTTGAAGAGATTTCAAAAGAAAAACTCCCAGCACAAAAAATTTGGGCTGATTGTATAAAATGCAAGCACTTTCCAGTATGCAACGAAATAGCTCTGATTTACTATCCTTAA
- the yihA gene encoding ribosome biogenesis GTP-binding protein YihA/YsxC, translated as MIRIVSAKFISSSQAIGDAPDFGMSEVAFLGRSNVGKSSLINALTNFQGLAKSSSTPGKTQLINFFEVIFDNGESKIPVIFVDLPGFGYAKVSKTMQNAWQRNLDEFLRKRINIKTFVHLIDSRHASLQKDENLGIYLSEFVRPDQKILNLYTKADKLNQSERSKVLKVDSKALLVSSSKRTGVDKAVETIYNSIFGL; from the coding sequence ATGATAAGAATAGTAAGCGCTAAATTTATAAGTTCATCGCAAGCCATAGGCGACGCACCTGATTTTGGTATGAGCGAGGTTGCTTTTTTGGGTCGTAGTAATGTAGGTAAAAGCTCTCTTATAAATGCTCTTACTAATTTCCAAGGGCTTGCAAAGAGTAGCTCAACTCCAGGCAAAACTCAGCTTATCAACTTTTTTGAAGTGATTTTCGATAATGGCGAGTCAAAAATTCCAGTTATTTTCGTGGATTTACCAGGATTTGGCTATGCAAAAGTCAGCAAAACTATGCAAAATGCTTGGCAAAGAAACTTAGATGAGTTTCTAAGAAAAAGAATAAATATAAAAACATTCGTTCATCTCATAGATTCGCGACATGCAAGCTTACAAAAAGATGAAAATTTAGGCATATATCTAAGTGAGTTCGTCCGCCCAGATCAAAAGATTTTAAATTTATACACCAAAGCTGACAAGCTCAACCAAAGCGAAAGATCAAAGGTTTTAAAAGTAGATAGTAAGGCTCTGCTTGTTTCAAGCTCTAAAAGAACTGGCGTAGACAAAGCCGTAGAAACCATATATAACAGTATTTTTGGACTATAA
- the lptA gene encoding lipopolysaccharide transport periplasmic protein LptA, producing MVLHKIALLFCLVFALQAEQVEVTGDDFFADEKALVSDLKGNVVIKKGGYDTLTSDNVKIYFDANKQPIKYVATGNAKFKVLLNEKHYDGSGKELIYEPAKSQYTLKGDAYLHEVQTDKKVYGDQITVNQLKGTYQVESKDKKPVKFIFQIEDKK from the coding sequence ATGGTACTACACAAAATAGCTCTTCTTTTTTGCTTGGTTTTTGCCTTGCAAGCTGAGCAAGTAGAAGTGACTGGAGATGATTTTTTTGCTGATGAAAAGGCGCTAGTAAGCGATCTTAAAGGTAATGTCGTGATAAAAAAGGGCGGCTATGACACGCTGACATCTGATAATGTAAAAATTTATTTTGATGCAAATAAACAACCTATAAAATATGTCGCAACTGGAAATGCTAAATTTAAAGTTTTGCTAAACGAAAAACACTATGACGGAAGCGGCAAAGAACTTATTTATGAGCCAGCCAAATCACAATACACGCTAAAAGGTGATGCGTATTTGCACGAAGTCCAAACAGATAAAAAGGTATATGGCGACCAAATCACCGTAAATCAGCTCAAAGGGACTTATCAAGTAGAAAGTAAAGATAAAAAGCCGGTTAAATTTATATTCCAAATAGAAGATAAAAAATAA
- a CDS encoding LptA/OstA family protein, with the protein MTQNPYSSKLEQGDISIANMEAKNIVDYELNATKTYARYDADNIIRYKNYDDISNFDGVILKGNTLHYLSSNKATATKDIITFYGDAKYKNSDKLNYNSERIIYNIALENLKSDSDFIMTQNSDKVVGKSVLYDMKDKKIFAKKVSGWYYTK; encoded by the coding sequence ATGACGCAAAATCCATACTCTTCTAAGCTAGAGCAAGGTGATATATCCATAGCAAATATGGAAGCTAAAAATATCGTAGATTATGAGCTAAATGCGACTAAAACCTATGCTAGATATGACGCTGATAATATAATTAGATATAAAAATTATGATGATATATCAAATTTTGATGGTGTGATACTAAAAGGCAATACATTGCACTATTTAAGCTCAAATAAAGCCACCGCCACAAAAGATATAATAACATTTTATGGTGATGCAAAATACAAAAATAGTGATAAACTAAACTACAATTCAGAGCGTATTATATATAATATCGCCTTGGAAAATTTAAAGAGCGATAGCGATTTTATCATGACTCAAAATAGTGATAAAGTAGTCGGAAAAAGCGTTCTTTATGATATGAAAGATAAAAAAATATTTGCTAAAAAGGTAAGTGGATGGTACTACACAAAATAG
- a CDS encoding KdsC family phosphatase, with translation MIEIIFLDVDGCLSDGGIYKTNSGDEFKRFDVKDGFGVEQWNKMGKLTAIITGKSSTIVEQRAKELGIKYCFQGVKDKLAKAGEILELEGLSWENTAAIGDDFNDMRLLSKVALSFCPNDAHELVKPSIRLSKNGGHGAVRQMIEIIIDRSNLKDEWMKRWL, from the coding sequence ATGATAGAGATAATATTTTTAGATGTTGATGGATGCCTTAGTGATGGTGGGATTTATAAGACAAATAGCGGCGATGAGTTTAAAAGATTTGATGTAAAAGACGGATTTGGCGTAGAGCAGTGGAATAAAATGGGTAAACTCACAGCCATAATAACTGGCAAAAGCTCAACCATAGTCGAGCAAAGAGCAAAAGAGCTTGGCATAAAATACTGCTTTCAAGGGGTCAAAGATAAGCTAGCTAAGGCTGGAGAAATCTTAGAGCTTGAAGGTCTTAGCTGGGAAAACACAGCTGCAATAGGCGATGATTTTAATGATATGAGACTTTTATCAAAAGTCGCTTTAAGCTTTTGCCCAAATGACGCTCACGAGCTTGTAAAACCAAGCATAAGACTAAGCAAAAATGGCGGTCATGGCGCAGTTAGGCAGATGATAGAAATCATAATCGATAGATCAAATTTAAAAGATGAGTGGATGAAGCGTTGGTTATAA
- the hisB gene encoding imidazoleglycerol-phosphate dehydratase HisB codes for MIKKDRKTKETDISLELEIYGTGKSEISTGIGFFDHMLTALAKHSLMDLKLTCKGDLEVDDHHSVEDCGILLGGAIKESIYPLCNVERYGNSVVVMDEAAVECALDLSNRAFLVYESKMAEKIGTFDTDLVQEFFQALAMNAGITLHLTKLRGSNSHHIAEATFKAFAVALRRALAKNERTGTPSTKGVL; via the coding sequence ATGATAAAAAAAGATAGAAAGACAAAAGAAACTGATATTAGCCTAGAGCTTGAAATTTACGGAACTGGCAAAAGCGAAATAAGCACTGGCATTGGCTTTTTCGACCATATGCTAACTGCCCTAGCAAAGCACTCTTTAATGGATTTAAAGCTTACTTGCAAGGGCGATTTAGAAGTCGATGATCACCACAGCGTGGAAGATTGTGGTATTTTGCTTGGAGGGGCTATTAAAGAGAGCATATATCCACTTTGCAATGTTGAGAGATATGGAAATAGCGTAGTTGTGATGGACGAAGCAGCAGTCGAGTGCGCGCTTGATCTTTCTAATAGAGCTTTTTTGGTTTATGAAAGCAAAATGGCTGAAAAAATCGGCACTTTTGATACAGATTTGGTTCAAGAGTTTTTCCAAGCTTTAGCTATGAACGCTGGAATTACTCTGCACTTAACAAAGCTAAGAGGCTCAAACTCTCATCACATAGCAGAAGCCACATTTAAGGCATTTGCCGTTGCCTTGCGTAGAGCTTTGGCTAAAAATGAAAGAACTGGCACTCCAAGCACAAAAGGCGTTTTATGA
- a CDS encoding septal ring lytic transglycosylase RlpA family protein codes for MSYLSKSIWFGVLALFFTGCSVVKNIPFYPNNDFKNKGVNNSSSMQKATMRPYTINGKTYYPTVVEVGDTASGIASWYGPNFHGKKTSNGETYNMNSMTAAHKTLPMNTMVKVLNLKNGKSTTVRINDRGPFVSGRVIDLSKAAANQISMIGAGTAPVRLEVVGFYGKVETPTTRTASTHTYSGGNFMVQIGAFRNKNGANSYKNQYDKTNGYRTSVRNYILDSEPIYRVFLAGFRSEDEARDFIASSKFKGAFIVRD; via the coding sequence TTGTCATACCTAAGTAAAAGTATATGGTTTGGAGTATTAGCTCTCTTTTTTACTGGATGTTCTGTCGTAAAAAACATACCTTTTTATCCAAATAATGATTTTAAAAATAAAGGCGTAAATAACTCGTCAAGCATGCAAAAAGCAACGATGAGACCATATACGATAAATGGCAAAACATACTATCCAACAGTCGTCGAAGTAGGCGACACAGCAAGTGGAATCGCAAGCTGGTATGGTCCAAATTTTCACGGTAAAAAGACAAGCAATGGCGAAACATATAATATGAACTCCATGACAGCAGCTCATAAAACTTTGCCAATGAATACAATGGTAAAAGTGCTAAATTTAAAAAATGGCAAATCGACTACAGTTAGGATAAATGACCGTGGGCCGTTTGTTTCTGGAAGAGTTATTGACCTCTCAAAGGCCGCTGCGAACCAAATTTCAATGATAGGTGCTGGAACTGCTCCTGTTAGATTAGAAGTAGTTGGATTTTATGGTAAAGTCGAAACTCCTACTACAAGAACAGCTTCTACTCACACTTATTCTGGTGGTAATTTCATGGTTCAAATCGGTGCATTTAGAAACAAAAATGGAGCAAATAGCTATAAAAATCAATACGATAAAACAAATGGCTATAGGACTTCTGTAAGAAACTATATACTTGATTCAGAGCCGATATATAGGGTATTTTTGGCTGGATTTAGAAGCGAAGATGAAGCTAGAGATTTTATAGCTTCTAGCAAATTTAAAGGTGCATTTATAGTAAGGGATTAA
- a CDS encoding lytic transglycosylase domain-containing protein, with amino-acid sequence MKFFISILICIFTASSLFGYIQTRNDYGAQLKVFKELDIDPKYMKDPYFLAMSLDENNITKKSFVNIIKEEYSHISMLKELIKNSDMPKTFLYLAIVESGLSNKAVSNVRAVGMWQFMEGTAKIYGLKINKYVDERRDPVAATQAAVSYLKALKSQFGKWYLAIIAYNCGEGKLKKAIAAAGTDSLSVLVDPDKKYLSLETRMFIKKILLSAYMAEDSDFIISKDSSLLNNANQISITKIMVPGGTSLASVGDSIGLSLKKMKEFNAHLKFGFTPPNLKEYHMYIPISKKDLFVSNFKAIKSNKVFHVYKVKKGDTIAKIASKWGTNSNEIKKYNNITSVKANQEIVIPASKSAAVLSSYKVQKGDTLIRISKKFDVKISDILEANDMKTSNLDIGDSIVIPK; translated from the coding sequence ATGAAATTTTTTATATCAATTTTAATATGCATTTTTACAGCTAGCTCACTTTTTGGATATATCCAAACAAGAAATGACTATGGCGCCCAACTAAAGGTCTTCAAAGAGCTTGATATCGATCCAAAATATATGAAAGATCCGTATTTTTTGGCTATGAGTCTTGATGAAAATAATATAACCAAAAAAAGTTTTGTTAATATTATAAAAGAAGAGTACAGTCATATATCTATGCTTAAAGAGCTTATCAAAAACTCGGATATGCCAAAGACATTTTTGTATCTTGCAATAGTAGAAAGTGGCTTGTCAAACAAGGCAGTTTCAAATGTAAGAGCAGTTGGAATGTGGCAGTTTATGGAAGGAACTGCTAAAATTTACGGCTTAAAAATAAACAAATATGTAGATGAAAGAAGAGATCCAGTAGCAGCTACTCAGGCTGCAGTTTCTTATCTAAAAGCGTTAAAATCACAGTTTGGTAAGTGGTATTTAGCAATCATAGCTTATAATTGTGGCGAGGGAAAACTAAAAAAAGCCATAGCAGCTGCTGGCACTGATAGCTTAAGCGTATTGGTTGATCCAGATAAAAAATACCTATCTTTAGAAACTAGAATGTTTATAAAAAAGATTTTATTATCAGCTTACATGGCAGAAGATAGCGATTTTATCATCTCAAAAGACTCATCTTTGCTAAATAATGCAAACCAAATCAGCATAACAAAAATCATGGTTCCTGGCGGTACTAGCTTAGCAAGTGTTGGCGATAGTATAGGGCTTAGCCTTAAAAAAATGAAAGAGTTCAATGCTCATCTTAAATTTGGATTTACGCCACCAAATTTAAAAGAATACCACATGTATATACCAATAAGCAAAAAAGATCTATTTGTTAGCAATTTTAAAGCTATAAAAAGCAATAAAGTTTTTCATGTTTATAAGGTAAAAAAGGGTGATACAATAGCCAAAATAGCCTCAAAATGGGGAACCAACTCTAATGAGATTAAAAAATACAACAACATAACAAGCGTAAAAGCGAACCAAGAAATAGTCATTCCAGCCTCAAAAAGCGCTGCTGTGCTTTCTAGTTATAAAGTCCAAAAAGGCGACACTCTCATAAGAATTTCTAAAAAATTTGATGTGAAAATCAGTGATATTTTAGAAGCAAATGATATGAAAACTTCAAACTTAGATATAGGAGACAGCATTGTCATACCTAAGTAA
- a CDS encoding TatD family hydrolase, whose translation MIIDTHCHLDDERYASDLDDVISAATKENVKKLIIPGADINDLPKACKIAQTYENVFFAAGVHPYEVGGYDRAKLLEYAIHPKCVAIGECGLDYFRLPEDGVDEYKAKQKEVFIDQIKLACELKKPLIVHIRDANEDSLNILKEYQDSLVGGDLHCFNASPILLELKEKFYYGIGGVLTFKNAKKLVEILPQIPLNRLIIETDGPYLTPEPHRGSRNEPKFTNLVAKKMADILNLTKEEIEEITTKNAHTLFKI comes from the coding sequence ATGATTATAGATACTCATTGTCACCTTGATGATGAAAGATACGCTAGTGATTTAGACGATGTTATCAGTGCTGCTACTAAAGAAAATGTGAAAAAGCTTATAATTCCTGGCGCTGATATCAATGATTTACCAAAAGCTTGTAAAATAGCTCAAACTTATGAAAATGTATTTTTTGCAGCTGGAGTGCATCCTTATGAAGTAGGTGGCTATGATAGAGCCAAACTTCTTGAGTATGCAATTCATCCTAAATGCGTAGCCATAGGCGAGTGTGGGCTTGATTATTTCAGACTTCCTGAAGATGGCGTAGATGAGTATAAAGCTAAACAAAAAGAGGTTTTCATAGATCAAATCAAGCTAGCTTGCGAGCTAAAAAAACCTTTGATAGTCCATATCAGAGATGCAAATGAAGATAGCTTAAATATTTTAAAAGAGTATCAAGATAGCTTAGTTGGTGGAGATTTGCATTGTTTTAATGCAAGTCCGATTTTACTGGAGCTAAAAGAGAAGTTTTATTATGGAATTGGCGGAGTTTTGACGTTTAAAAATGCCAAAAAACTAGTCGAAATCTTGCCTCAAATTCCACTAAATAGGCTTATCATAGAAACTGACGGTCCATATCTGACTCCAGAGCCACATCGTGGCAGTAGAAATGAGCCTAAATTTACTAATTTAGTAGCCAAGAAAATGGCAGATATTTTAAATTTAACTAAAGAAGAAATCGAGGAGATAACAACCAAAAACGCTCATACATTGTTTAAAATTTAA